Within Rhododendron vialii isolate Sample 1 chromosome 12a, ASM3025357v1, the genomic segment ATCAATTCTTACTTCAACAACAAAGGCTTTTAAAGGAGCAAAAGCGGGCCAACCTTGTACATCAAAATGCAAGGTGTATTTTTATGTGCATCTAAGAAGCAACAAACAGTGACACAATCTTTCGCCGAGGCCTAGTATGTTTCGGCATCATTGGCGACATCACAATTGACACCACATAATATCAAAACATACCTCTTATAATAGCCAAACTTGATCAAATTTATCTTGACTCTCAGTGTTCGACCCCACTACGTAGAAATCCCGGCTCCACCCCTGACTACAACCCACCAATTTGGCTGCGTAATACCCATATTGATTCTCAACTTCAGCTACATTATATTTTACAttcatgaaaataaaataacCACCAAGAAGACATTGAAGATACCAACAAAATCCCACATTTGAACTCTTTGGTCACTGGCAATTCAATAGGCCAAAAAACAGAAGGTGACTTCTCCACTCAGGAGGCTCTGCCGAAGCAAACTCTAGTACTTGTCCTAATCAaatgaattcaaaatttcaaaatcaaacgtCGGCCAGTAGTTGTAACGCCTCTTCGTTTGCAGATTGCTTCAATCTGTCGGCAGCTTTCACCACCTCAGAATCCCAATTTGTTCTGGCTGTTATAATCAGCAGAGTTATTGTTTGCAGTACAACTCCAACTATCATCCCCCACCAGATCccctggaaaagaaaaaaaaaacgcagcATATATCAATGTCACTTCTTAACTGTCATgcagagagaggggggggggagggggaggaggtggtggtCCGGCTCCGGTCGAGTTTTGAATTCTTTAGTCCCGTTCAGTTTTCAGCATTTCTGGGTCGATCCATCCCAGatccgcaaagatgatcggggACTGTTCATATCATAGACCTTGTAGAAAAGAACCTTCATGAAAAATCAATTCGATCGAATACCGATAGCTACCCAAACAAATCACACTTGCAAGGGAAAATAGATGGTGGAAGGAAAAATGTATACAAGTGTGATTTGGCCATGGAActatcgatgtccgatcaagttaATTATTTTGGCAAGGATATTCTTCTTCGGAGAGATCAATGAGATGAACAGTTTGAGTCATATTTACGGGCGTGAAGGAGCCAAAAAAATGCTGAAAGCTGGACGAGACAGGAGGATTGGAAGCTGAACGGGAGGCAGAAGCAAGAGCACGAGATGGTTTTGTACTTACCGCTGCTGCTAAGCTAGTTTTGAAGCCAAGAACACATCCAATGGGGAGACCAATGACGTAATAAGTGGCTAAATTGATATAAGCTACTACAGCTTGCCATCCGCTCCCAATGGCCACACCTGAAATCCAAAAAGGCCCCGTTTAGTCGCACGGAAAAGGATGCTAAAGTAATCCTTTGGTAATTTTGAATGTTGAAAATGAAATCGTAGCGGGTGTCAACAATTCCGCCTTTGATTTCTGTCTCATCGGAGGTATTAAGGGGCTAGCGGGGGTGATCATTTCACAAtcagaaagaaggaaaaattggATCTTGTTTACCTGACAGTATGGGTTGAATGCCGTTGAGGAAAACAGAGATGGCGAGCAATGGAGTCAAGTTCGACACGGCCGCGATGACTTCAGAGTCGGTTGTAAATAGTTTGCTTAACTCAACCTTGAATATGAGAACGATCGCGCTAAATATTATGCTGATGATAACACTGGTGGCGGTCACTACCACTACCGAAAACTTAGCTACCATCGGGTGACCTGCCCCGAGTTCATTACTCACTCGAACACTGCAAAAGAAATCAAAGTCGAACTTATGGGCGTTAGTTTACGTCTTGATTTAGACACGAAATAAGCAGTTAAGTACGGGCTATCAAGCGGATGCTAGATTGTGTCTAGTCTAAGCCGAAGCAAACCAAAATTTAAGCGAAAAAACGAACAAGTAGCTAAGTACCTGGCTGCTGCAGCAAGACCCAACATGAACTGCATGTCCCAGTTCAAGTAATTCATACTGCAATTTAAACACATTGGAAAAAAGTATTAagttgggaaaaagaaaaaggaaccaGAGAGAACTTCGTTGACTATAATATACCTTATAGAGATAGAATCTAGCGAGATTGTCGGATTGCTGAGCAGGCCTGATATAAGCACCAGTCCTTGAAAGTACCATATCTCCAAACTGCAATGAAGAACAGCAAAATTACATTCAAACAACAAAATGTTGTAAATCGCCGTTTTTATTTCACCGCTTACTGGATTCTCGCGATTGGTTTCTGCTCAGAATAAGTTTACGTGAATAGAGAATCTGGCACGGTGAAACATAAACAGCAACAAAAACTGGTGATCTGTAGTAGCGCAAGATATAAAGAGAGTATTGCAAGTACCATAACATAATAGCAGAAGCAACAGTGAGCTTGAAATAAGGCCAAATCCCCCTCCATGCTCTCAAAGAGAAACCAGTCCAAGTTTCTTTACAAAGAGGGCTGAAAAATATGTAGATTGCTTGTAGAATGACAAGAAACCACCAAGAGAGGCTCAAAGTGAGGGCAGCTCCAATGAGGCCATAATCCAGAACATAAACAACCAGCCAAGTCAATAGAATGTGCAGCAGAAACACCCCGACGGCTATATAAGCCAGGGGGTTGACAATGTTCTGAGCCTGAAGGAACCTCTGCATAGGGCAACTTATCGCGAACGCGTAGAGTTGAGGGATGATGCCGCGAGCGAAGATTTCGCCCTCATCGGCTATGCTGTCGGTTTGACCGATGGCTTTCAGGACAGGGCCGGAGAACCAGTAGAGGAAGGAGAGGAGGATCGCTGCTCCGAGGTGCAAGATTACAGCTCTCTGGAGGATGACTCCCAACGCGCTGTACTTTCTTGCTCCGTATGCTTGGCCGCAAACCGTTTGGACAGCACTAGCCATGCCCAGCTGTGGttaatttgattggaaaagtaAGGGGAAGAAATCAGGTTTCCAACTACTAAAATGACTGTGCAGCTACACAATCGTTAGGCCTCCCGGTTAGGTAATACGAGTTAACTGCTAGAATTAGCTTGACAATGAATGTCGCCTAGGAATATACTGGAGGGAAAATGGAGATACACAAATGAGCAGTGCAAAATTAGATATggtgcttttctttttctgtccTAATTTCCTCTGCTTATATCATGTTTTGGGGTGATTGGGTTATTGATCATGCCGCTGTTTTTTCGGAATTCTCGAATGCGAACTGAAAACTGCAAATTTGGCTGTGTTTTGAGGACTAACTATGGTTTGGTCAAGTAAGAACACGACCGCAAGGGGCCTTACTTCCTCAAGCTAAAAGGTTCGACTCCCACTGGCCAAAAAACCGTAAGGCCACCGAACATTTATTCAGTTGTTGATTTCAGAATAAGGATGCGTAAGTTAGTCCAGACATCCGGTTACTATGAATCAATTCAAATTTCATAGCATGTATACCATGCTCCCATATGCAACATTAGCAACATTGCATTGCAATTTTCCTCCATATTAACACCATTTAAAAATGAGTTTGCCTGTTTTGAGACATTGAAGCAGATACTTATTTCTAAATGCATGATATTATGCATCAGTGACTTGTCGTGTACAGTTGTCGTACTTATAAATTCAGTATCTGCATTTCAGAACACAAACATTGCAAAAACCGAACGTGCGGGTCTCCCCGCATGCTACTCACACCATTCGAGATGGCCCAGCCCAACATTCATTCAAAAATCTTTTAGTGAAATCGAGACTGCTCGATCTCAGAAGCTAATTCCCGTGTCGGCAGCCCCATCTTTTGTACTGTTGACTCTATCTATTCATTTAATTTGTTATAAAAAtccttccattttcaaaaaatcacaTGAGTCATCATCAAATGAGAGAGTGTCtcataaa encodes:
- the LOC131311856 gene encoding protein DETOXIFICATION 41-like — protein: MGSEEYQPLLLRLDSHGQLPGLSSGAVEEFLTHRPVALRWYPRLFVWESRLLWILSGSSIIVSIFNYMLSFVTLMFTGHLGTLELAGASIASVGIQGLAYGIMLGMASAVQTVCGQAYGARKYSALGVILQRAVILHLGAAILLSFLYWFSGPVLKAIGQTDSIADEGEIFARGIIPQLYAFAISCPMQRFLQAQNIVNPLAYIAVGVFLLHILLTWLVVYVLDYGLIGAALTLSLSWWFLVILQAIYIFFSPLCKETWTGFSLRAWRGIWPYFKLTVASAIMLCLEIWYFQGLVLISGLLSNPTISLDSISISMNYLNWDMQFMLGLAAAASVRVSNELGAGHPMVAKFSVVVVTATSVIISIIFSAIVLIFKVELSKLFTTDSEVIAAVSNLTPLLAISVFLNGIQPILSGVAIGSGWQAVVAYINLATYYVIGLPIGCVLGFKTSLAAAGIWWGMIVGVVLQTITLLIITARTNWDSEVVKAADRLKQSANEEALQLLADV